From a region of the Arachis ipaensis cultivar K30076 chromosome B09, Araip1.1, whole genome shotgun sequence genome:
- the LOC107618272 gene encoding protein indeterminate-domain 4, chloroplastic: MAAASSTPFLGVREESQSQITHQSSIAASSASTPPTVPQKKRRNQPGTPNPDAEVIALSPKTLMATNRFICEVCNKGFQREQNLQLHRRGHNLPWKLKQKTNKEPKRKVYLCPEPTCVHHDPSRALGDLTGIKKHYSRKHGEKKWKCDKCSKKYAVQSDWKAHSKTCGTREYRCDCGTLFSRRDSFITHRAFCDALAQESARHPNGTMNPLGGTHLYATNTNHMTLGLSQLGTQISQFQNHQSGATHSSGGGGILRLGSAGAAKFEHLIPPLSHQSSSFGHSPQSSLTNPSPFFINDPNQAFEDNNQTHQQGSLFSSKQLHGLMQLPDLQGNTTNTNSNNSSNLFNLSFFPNNNNSSGTIIPDQFNSNQQGTTTSTLYGDQVGSGLSSLFGNSSSLQHENVSPHMSATALLQKAAQMGPTTTTNNNNGSSILRGMCSSSSNKSERELVVSDHVAFGSDQRRSSMENDHHHQQHLHGLMNSIASNVGSTTTSSIFDNVHQGNDDNNNNLSHHHHHHHQFHQSLEDSSNTNKLPQNHLGVSFGGSDKLTLDFLGVGGMVRNINTGATTHAFSQTHREQQQQGMMSTLSSLDSDLKSAQSATPSHRF; encoded by the exons ATGGCTGCTGCTTCATCAACACCATTCTTGGGAGTCAGAGAAGAAAGCCAAAGCCAGATTACACATCAATCCTCCATAGCTGCTTCCTCAGCTTCTACTCCTCCCACTGTTCCtcagaagaaaagaaggaatCAGCCTGGAACACCAA ATCCAGATGCAGAAGTGATAGCACTATCGCCAAAGACACTAATGGCAACAAACAGGTTCATATGCGAGGTATGCAACAAAGGGTTCCAAAGGGAGCAAAACCTACAGCTACACAGAAGAGGACACAACCTACCATGGAAGCTGAAGCAGAAGACGAACAAAGAGCCAAAGAGAAAGGTTTATCTGTGCCCCGAACCCACGTGTGTCCACCATGACCCTTCCAGGGCCTTGGGAGACCTCACTGGGATCAAGAAGCATTACTCTCGCAAGCATGGCGAGAAGAAGTGGAAGTGTGACAAGTGTTCTAAGAAATATGCTGTTCAATCCGATTGGAAGGCTCATTCTAAAACTTGTGGAACCAGAGAGTATAGATGCGATTGTGGCACTCTCTTCTCTAG ACGTGACAGTTTCATCACTCATAGGGCCTTCTGTGATGCcctagctcaagaaagtgcaagGCACCCTAATGGCACCATGAACCCTTTGGGAGGGACACATTTGTATGCCACAAACACAAACCACATGACCTTAGGCCTCTCCCAATTAGGCACCCAAATCTCCCAATTTCAGAATCACCAAAGTGGCGCCACTCACAGCAGTGGCGGCGGCGGCATCCTCCGTCTCGGAAGCGCCGGGGCAGCCAAATTCGAGCACTTAATCCCGCCTTTAAGCCATCAGTCTTCATCATTTGGACACTCACCCCAATCATCACTCActaatccctcacctttcttcaTCAATGACCCAAATCAAGCATTTGAAGACAacaaccaaactcatcaacaaGGTTCATTATTCTCAAGCAAGCAATTACATGGTCTAATGCAACTTCCTGATCTTCAAGGAAACACCACCAACACCAACTCTAATAATTCTTCCAATCTTTTCAACCTTAGCTTCTTCCCAAACAACAACAATAGCAGTGGAACCATCATCCCTGACCAATTCAATAGTAACCAACAAGGAACAACAACATCAACACTCTACGGTGACCAAGTTGGTTCAGGTTTGTCTTCACTCTTTGGAAATTCATCTTCATTGCAACATGAGAACGTGTCCCCTCATATGTCAGCCACTGCATTGCTTCAGAAAGCTGCACAAATGGGTCCAACTACCACcaccaacaataataatggtTCTTCTATCCTTAGAGGAATGTGTAGTAGTTCCTCAAACAAATCCGAAAGGGAACTTGTTGTGTCTGATCATGTTGCATTTGGAAGTGATCAAAGAAGATCAAGCATGGAAAATGATCATCACCACCAGCAACACCTTCATGGGTTGATGAACTCCATTGCCAGTAATGTAGGAAGCACTACTACTAGTTCCATATTTGACAATGTGCATCAAGGGAATGATGATAACAACAACAACCtcagtcatcatcatcatcatcatcatcagtttCATCAGAGCTTAGAGGATTCTAGTAACACTAATAAGCTTCCTCAGAATCATCTTGGGGTCAGTTTTGGAGGGTCTGATAAGTTGACATTGGATTTTCTTGGAGTTGGAGGAATGGTAAGAAATATCAACACTGGTGCAACAACAcatgcattttcacaaacacatagagAGCAACAACAACAAGGAATGATGAGTACCTTGAGTTCTTTGGATTCGGACCTGAAATCAGCACAATCAGCCACACCAAGCCACCGTTTTTGA